A window from Dysidea avara chromosome 2, odDysAvar1.4, whole genome shotgun sequence encodes these proteins:
- the LOC136247227 gene encoding uncharacterized protein — protein MLNVVSTVVLLVVTCSYAKANDKAEYYHQLMTPYWLSRHAEISGSYSVRPDYLEIPTGGVIFGRLIRVQLAPPRNLSKEDDVTVTITVAMDTVYAHGVHHDPYFGIRALSALRHLVILTTPYIYHAFMLKQ, from the exons ATGCTGAATGTGGTTTCTACTGTAGTGCTGTTGGTGGTAACTTGTTCATATGCTAAAGCTAATGATAAG GCAGAATACTACCATCAGTTAATGACTCCTTACTGGTTAAGCAGACATGCTGAAATTTCTGGATCATATAGTGTACGTCCTGATTACCTTGAAATCCCTACTGGTGGCGTCATATTTGGACGTCTCATTAGAGTTCAGTTGGCACCTCCAAGAAATTTGTCTAAGGAAGATGATGTTACTGTAACTATCACTGTTGCAATGGATACTGTATATGCTCATGGCGTGCACCATGATCCTTATTTTGGAATAAGAGCTTTGTCAGCTTTAAGACACTTGGTAATACTCACTACTCCATATATCTACCATGCGTTTATGCTGAAGCAATAA